A genomic window from Candidatus Tumulicola sp. includes:
- a CDS encoding glycosyltransferase has translation MRKRIGVHRTLAKPAVDVRTALFLFSDTGGGHRTAAQAIAAALSRMSPADSLRAEMVDVFAACGVFPLREGIKSYGTLLKVRPSPYSALYHLSNGRTRTRIMTEFAKPFMRGKFRRLLARMAPSMLVSVHPLLNGITRESIDSMRMQVPFVTVITDLVTIHHSWTADAPADHYIVASPEAKRVCLARDIPESRVHDLGLPIREGFHPVADSAEAKRALGLDVTRKTLLMMAGGEGGGRLFAILRHIAPRVRALGLQLVAIAGRNLSLQRRLQKMAAKFGPDTRVVGFVDNVAEYMRASDALLTKAGPGAICEAAACGLPIIVCDYISGQEAGNLAYVESREAGIVALEPEAVDDCIRRLFGADGSLLKRLREGALASARPRAADDIARFLLRLM, from the coding sequence ATGCGTAAACGCATTGGCGTGCACCGGACGCTAGCAAAGCCGGCTGTCGACGTGCGCACGGCTTTGTTCCTCTTCTCCGATACCGGCGGAGGGCACCGCACCGCAGCGCAGGCGATCGCCGCGGCGCTGAGCCGCATGAGCCCCGCTGACAGTCTGCGAGCCGAAATGGTGGACGTGTTCGCGGCGTGCGGCGTGTTCCCGCTGCGCGAGGGCATCAAGTCCTACGGCACGCTTTTGAAGGTGCGGCCAAGCCCCTATTCCGCGCTATATCACCTGTCCAATGGCCGCACGCGCACCCGCATCATGACCGAATTCGCCAAGCCGTTCATGCGCGGTAAGTTCCGCCGGCTGCTGGCGCGCATGGCGCCGAGCATGCTGGTGTCGGTGCACCCTCTGCTCAACGGGATCACGCGCGAAAGCATCGACAGCATGCGCATGCAGGTGCCGTTCGTCACCGTGATCACCGATCTCGTGACGATCCATCACAGTTGGACCGCTGATGCCCCGGCGGATCACTACATCGTGGCATCGCCGGAAGCAAAGCGCGTCTGTCTGGCGCGCGACATTCCCGAGTCGCGCGTTCACGATCTCGGCCTGCCGATTCGCGAAGGCTTTCACCCAGTCGCCGATTCGGCCGAGGCAAAGCGCGCGCTTGGCCTCGACGTGACCCGCAAGACATTGCTGATGATGGCCGGGGGCGAGGGCGGCGGACGGCTCTTCGCGATCCTGCGGCACATCGCACCGCGCGTGCGCGCTTTAGGCTTGCAGCTCGTCGCGATCGCCGGCCGCAATCTCTCGCTGCAGCGTCGGCTCCAGAAGATGGCTGCCAAATTCGGCCCCGATACGCGCGTCGTCGGCTTTGTCGACAACGTCGCCGAGTACATGCGTGCTTCGGACGCGCTGCTGACCAAGGCTGGACCCGGCGCGATATGCGAGGCAGCCGCGTGCGGCTTGCCGATCATCGTGTGCGATTACATCTCAGGCCAGGAGGCCGGCAATCTCGCCTATGTCGAGTCGCGCGAAGCGGGCATCGTCGCGCTCGAGCCTGAGGCGGTGGACGACTGTATCCGGCGGCTGTTCGGCGCTGACGGATCGCTGCTGAAACGATTGCGCGAGGGAGCCCTTGCCAGCGCGCGGCCGCGCGCCGCCGACGACATCGCCCGCTTCCTGCTGAGACTTATGTAA
- a CDS encoding cupin domain-containing protein encodes MQKLAIEGLYVWSVWQTDRNVHFNSYFYKHADGNLVVDPLAWLPEDEAEMLEMGGVAWIVVTNRDHERRTRELARSFGAKIAASEKDAPLLSGPVDRTLKHGDEVVPGVAVIALDGLKSPGEIALHFNYKRTAIVGDALWGDPAGSVRLLRDDKLLDPKAAVLSLRKLWALRLKTLLVGDGANIYGDADRVIGEYLQSRSDVFVNRINIDELEGVPDNDMDGKYAATAREIGFLIGARNLGYWICTIPSGSRFCPMHGHMLEEEMFMVWDGEPTIRMTRGEFVCRRGDFIAFPTGESGTHQLINKSDKPCTVLMVSDHHPDEVCWYPDSKKLMLDGLGGLIVRSEPALDYLDGE; translated from the coding sequence GTGCAAAAACTCGCGATCGAAGGGCTGTACGTGTGGTCGGTCTGGCAAACCGACCGCAACGTGCACTTCAATTCGTACTTCTACAAGCACGCCGACGGCAATCTCGTCGTGGATCCGCTGGCGTGGCTGCCTGAAGACGAAGCGGAGATGCTCGAGATGGGCGGGGTCGCGTGGATCGTGGTGACCAACCGCGACCACGAGCGCCGCACGCGCGAATTGGCTCGCTCCTTCGGCGCGAAGATCGCCGCGAGCGAAAAAGATGCACCGCTGCTATCCGGTCCGGTCGATCGGACGCTCAAGCACGGCGACGAAGTGGTCCCCGGCGTCGCGGTCATCGCGCTTGACGGCTTGAAATCGCCGGGCGAGATCGCGCTGCACTTCAACTACAAGCGCACGGCCATCGTCGGCGATGCGCTGTGGGGAGACCCGGCCGGTTCCGTCCGTCTCTTGCGCGACGACAAGCTGCTCGATCCGAAAGCGGCCGTGCTCTCGCTGCGCAAGCTGTGGGCGCTGCGGCTCAAGACGCTGCTTGTCGGGGACGGCGCCAACATCTATGGCGACGCAGATCGCGTCATCGGCGAGTACCTGCAGAGCAGAAGCGATGTCTTCGTGAACCGCATCAACATCGACGAGCTCGAGGGTGTTCCCGACAACGACATGGACGGCAAGTACGCCGCCACGGCGCGCGAGATCGGCTTCCTGATCGGGGCGCGCAACCTCGGTTATTGGATCTGCACCATTCCGTCGGGCTCACGTTTTTGCCCGATGCACGGCCACATGCTCGAAGAGGAGATGTTCATGGTGTGGGATGGCGAGCCGACGATCCGAATGACGCGCGGCGAGTTCGTCTGCCGGCGCGGCGATTTCATCGCCTTTCCCACCGGCGAGTCCGGCACGCACCAACTCATCAACAAAAGCGACAAGCCGTGCACCGTTCTGATGGTCTCCGACCATCACCCCGACGAAGTTTGCTGGTACCCGGATTCCAAGAAGCTCATGCTCGACGGGCTCGGCGGTCTCATCGTCCGTTCCGAACCGGCGCTGGACTATTTGGACGGCGAGTGA
- a CDS encoding ROK family protein, producing MKWAIGIDLGGSHVAAAAVNERGKIKSRHKRELASHDVKYVVSEIAKVVEKAIEGLGKRIVGIGIGAPGNIDDKTGVVRFSPNFGWSDVPFRRKLEKRLGRSVRILNDARCATIGEYLHGTGKGTKEFALITIGTGLGGGFVCGGKLMLGNLMGAGEVGHHTIRPDTGFVCNCGKIGCFEAQASGQGLLRHAMAVAPSFPYSVLFMTPKEQWGSKMVSRAAAAGDEHGLAAWNRFLVDLSIGVANIVAFTNPEVIALGGGVGQTDDALLAIPLTKMVDELTTMVPKGQTTIVRAKLGNDAGIVGSAMLAMHGLP from the coding sequence GTGAAATGGGCCATCGGCATCGATCTCGGAGGCTCGCACGTGGCGGCGGCAGCCGTCAACGAGCGAGGCAAGATCAAAAGCCGCCACAAACGCGAGCTGGCGTCGCACGACGTCAAGTACGTCGTGAGCGAAATCGCTAAAGTCGTAGAAAAGGCCATCGAGGGTCTCGGCAAGAGAATCGTCGGCATCGGCATCGGCGCGCCGGGCAACATCGACGACAAAACCGGCGTCGTGCGCTTCTCGCCGAACTTCGGCTGGTCCGACGTCCCGTTCCGCCGCAAGCTCGAGAAAAGATTAGGCCGTTCGGTGCGCATCCTCAACGACGCGCGCTGCGCGACGATCGGCGAATATCTGCACGGCACCGGCAAAGGCACCAAAGAGTTTGCGTTGATCACGATCGGCACGGGGCTCGGCGGCGGATTCGTGTGCGGCGGAAAACTCATGTTGGGCAACCTGATGGGCGCCGGCGAGGTCGGCCACCACACGATCCGGCCCGATACCGGGTTCGTGTGCAACTGCGGCAAGATCGGTTGCTTCGAAGCGCAAGCGTCAGGCCAGGGCCTGCTGCGCCACGCCATGGCGGTTGCGCCGTCATTCCCCTACAGCGTGCTGTTCATGACGCCCAAGGAGCAGTGGGGATCGAAGATGGTCTCGCGGGCGGCGGCCGCAGGCGACGAGCACGGGCTTGCCGCGTGGAACCGTTTCTTAGTCGATCTTTCGATCGGCGTCGCGAACATCGTCGCTTTTACGAACCCCGAGGTGATCGCGCTGGGCGGCGGCGTTGGACAGACCGACGACGCGCTGCTGGCGATTCCGCTGACGAAAATGGTCGACGAACTCACGACGATGGTGCCGAAGGGTCAGACCACGATCGTCCGAGCGAAACTCGGCAACGACGCCGGCATCGTGGGCTCCGCCATGCTGGCGATGCACGGCCTCCCATGA
- a CDS encoding MFS transporter, with amino-acid sequence MSSLIGSVQQPCDKGVIAARSASAPCSAASAPWILAATIIGSALVFIDSSVANLVLPALQAELGATLVDVQWVVESYALVLGSLMLVGGSLGDRLGRRRVFISGLLLFAAGSIWCGLAPNVGQLIAARCVQGVGGVLLTPTSLAILSASFDDQERGRAIGTWSGSTAIFAAIGPLLGGYLIQHASWRWVFFINVPLVAAAVWIAFVHLLESRDTTTPKPLDIPGALLATLGLGAIVFGLIQSTALTLAHPLVLGCIAGGLAILAAFLIVERRSPAPMVPLGLFRSRTFTGVNVLTLLLYGALGGALFFLPFDLMQVQGYSPFAAGASLLPFIILMFLLSRWAGGLIPRVGVKLPLVVGPAVAGLGLALFALPDIGGSYWTTYFPAVMVLGIGMATAVAPLTTTVMTAAGEENAGIASGINNAISRVASLLAVAALSLVLWTVYNHALDGRLAPIAMTPDVRAAFDAERIKMVAAKPPPSVSPLAAREMENATREAYVAGFRLVMIVGALLAFGGALSAALLIPKR; translated from the coding sequence GTGTCAAGCTTGATCGGCAGCGTTCAGCAGCCTTGCGATAAAGGCGTCATCGCCGCGCGCTCGGCGAGCGCGCCCTGCTCTGCCGCGTCCGCGCCGTGGATCCTAGCCGCTACCATCATCGGTTCGGCGCTCGTCTTCATCGACAGCTCCGTCGCCAATCTGGTGCTGCCCGCGTTGCAAGCCGAGTTGGGCGCCACCCTCGTGGACGTGCAGTGGGTCGTGGAATCGTATGCGCTCGTGCTCGGGTCGCTCATGCTCGTCGGCGGATCGCTCGGCGACCGCCTGGGACGCCGGCGCGTTTTTATCAGCGGGCTTCTGTTGTTCGCCGCCGGCTCGATATGGTGCGGGCTCGCCCCCAATGTCGGGCAGCTCATCGCGGCGCGCTGCGTTCAAGGCGTGGGCGGCGTGCTGCTCACGCCGACAAGTCTGGCGATCCTCAGCGCATCCTTTGACGACCAAGAGCGCGGACGCGCGATCGGCACGTGGTCGGGAAGCACGGCGATTTTCGCGGCGATCGGACCGCTGCTGGGCGGATACCTCATCCAACATGCGTCCTGGCGCTGGGTGTTCTTCATCAACGTGCCGCTCGTGGCTGCTGCGGTGTGGATCGCGTTCGTGCACTTGCTGGAATCCAGGGATACGACGACCCCCAAGCCGCTCGACATTCCAGGCGCTTTGCTGGCCACGCTCGGTTTGGGCGCGATCGTCTTCGGCCTGATCCAATCGACCGCGCTCACGCTTGCCCACCCCCTCGTGCTGGGCTGCATCGCGGGCGGGTTGGCGATTCTGGCTGCGTTTCTTATCGTCGAGCGGCGCAGCCCCGCGCCGATGGTCCCGCTTGGGCTCTTCCGCTCGCGGACCTTCACCGGCGTCAACGTGTTGACGCTGCTGCTCTACGGCGCGCTCGGCGGGGCGCTGTTCTTCTTGCCCTTCGATCTCATGCAGGTGCAGGGTTATTCGCCCTTTGCGGCCGGCGCTTCGCTGCTGCCTTTCATCATCCTGATGTTTCTGCTCTCGCGCTGGGCCGGCGGTCTCATCCCGCGCGTCGGCGTGAAGTTGCCGCTCGTCGTCGGGCCGGCGGTCGCTGGATTGGGACTGGCGCTGTTCGCCCTGCCGGACATCGGCGGGTCGTACTGGACGACGTACTTCCCGGCGGTGATGGTATTGGGCATTGGTATGGCGACCGCTGTGGCGCCGCTGACCACGACGGTGATGACCGCCGCCGGCGAAGAGAACGCGGGCATCGCGTCCGGCATCAATAATGCGATCTCGCGCGTCGCGTCGCTCTTGGCGGTCGCGGCCCTGAGCTTGGTCCTGTGGACCGTGTACAATCACGCTCTCGATGGCCGGCTCGCGCCCATCGCGATGACGCCGGACGTGCGCGCGGCGTTCGACGCCGAGCGCATAAAGATGGTAGCCGCAAAGCCGCCGCCATCGGTTTCGCCGCTTGCAGCTCGAGAGATGGAAAACGCGACGCGGGAGGCGTATGTGGCAGGCTTCCGTCTGGTCATGATCGTCGGCGCGTTGCTGGCGTTCGGCGGAGCGTTGTCCGCCGCTTTGCTGATCCCCAAACGTTGA
- a CDS encoding aminotransferase class I/II-fold pyridoxal phosphate-dependent enzyme, translating to MNRAMDGIAAWEQRWRPFERDQSLALDVDLAARAIDELVERLHDNYPFFHPDYAGQMLKPPHPVALAAYLAAARINPNNHALDGGPATAALEREVVAQIAAMFGYHEHLGHLTSSGTIANLEALWVASRLAPGKVIAFSAEAHYTHARMCALLGVETSVIPVDARGRLDVAALLDSPDVARIGAVVVTAGTTATGAVDPIHEIVPVARERSWRVHCDAAYGGFFSLLASEPEARMDPAPWRAIASCDSVVVDPHKHGLQPYGCGCVIFRDPAVGALYKHDSPYTYFSSNELHLGEISLECSRAGAAAAALWVTLRCLPLLPSEGLGAVLLRCRRAALGATSAARKGLALVPVVEPELDIVTLAPGPLAGVKASVVSQRSEQLFERAASDPQEPVYLAKWRVPKTFGRLAMPGLIWDGEDCTVLRSVLMKPEHEQSAAAVIARLERLSSL from the coding sequence TTGAATCGCGCGATGGACGGCATCGCCGCGTGGGAACAGCGCTGGCGCCCGTTCGAGCGCGATCAGAGTCTGGCGCTCGATGTCGATCTTGCGGCGCGCGCGATCGACGAACTCGTCGAGCGGCTGCATGACAACTACCCGTTCTTCCATCCGGATTACGCCGGTCAGATGCTCAAACCGCCGCATCCGGTAGCGCTGGCGGCGTATCTTGCCGCCGCGCGCATCAATCCTAACAACCACGCGCTGGACGGCGGGCCTGCAACCGCCGCGTTGGAGCGCGAGGTCGTGGCGCAGATCGCTGCCATGTTCGGCTATCATGAGCACCTAGGCCATCTCACGAGTTCCGGCACGATCGCGAACCTCGAGGCGCTGTGGGTCGCTTCGCGTCTCGCGCCGGGAAAAGTCATCGCGTTTTCCGCCGAAGCGCACTACACGCATGCGCGCATGTGCGCGCTGCTCGGCGTCGAAACGAGCGTCATTCCGGTCGATGCGCGCGGGCGCCTCGACGTCGCTGCACTCCTTGACTCGCCTGACGTCGCTCGCATCGGCGCGGTCGTGGTGACCGCCGGCACGACTGCGACCGGCGCCGTCGATCCGATTCACGAAATCGTGCCCGTGGCTCGCGAGCGCAGTTGGCGCGTGCATTGCGATGCGGCCTATGGCGGCTTTTTCTCGCTGCTCGCCTCCGAGCCGGAGGCGCGCATGGACCCCGCGCCTTGGCGCGCGATCGCGTCGTGCGATTCGGTCGTGGTGGATCCGCACAAGCATGGGTTGCAGCCCTACGGGTGCGGTTGCGTGATCTTTCGCGATCCGGCCGTCGGCGCGCTGTACAAGCACGACTCGCCCTACACGTACTTCTCTTCCAACGAGTTGCACCTCGGTGAGATCTCCCTCGAGTGCTCGCGCGCCGGAGCTGCCGCCGCGGCGCTGTGGGTGACGCTGCGCTGTCTGCCGTTGCTTCCAAGCGAGGGTCTCGGCGCGGTGCTCCTCAGGTGCCGGCGCGCCGCGCTGGGCGCGACTTCTGCGGCGCGCAAAGGCCTGGCTCTGGTCCCGGTCGTGGAACCGGAACTCGATATCGTGACGCTGGCCCCCGGACCGTTAGCCGGAGTCAAAGCCTCTGTAGTCTCGCAGCGTTCCGAGCAGCTCTTCGAACGCGCGGCGTCAGATCCGCAAGAGCCGGTCTACCTCGCCAAGTGGCGGGTGCCCAAGACATTCGGCCGGCTCGCGATGCCCGGCCTTATATGGGACGGCGAAGATTGTACGGTTCTGCGCAGCGTGCTGATGAAGCCCGAGCACGAGCAAAGCGCAGCGGCGGTCATCGCAAGGCTCGAGCGGCTTTCGTCGCTGTGA
- a CDS encoding citrate/2-methylcitrate synthase, with protein MKVDPGLEGVVVGSTAISRVAGQEGRLTYRGFDIADLAANASFEEVAFLLWHGRLPSRKELDEVRRDMAAHRELPDAVLAMLHGVPHDAWPMDVLRTAVSSLSLHVPVRPDGTHVSDVATAMRLTAAAATAVAAFDRLRRGLEPIAPRADLGHAANFLYMKNGEAPNEHAARALDMYFVLLADHGFNASTFAARVTVSTWADMYAAATTAIATLQGDLHGGAPGKVMKMILDIREPDRAEKYVRDVVDKGGRVMGIGHREYKVRDPRAEPLEKMARDLGQETGQPQWYAVARRLEDVAVKVLDEKKPGRRLYANVEFYTAPTLYALGIEPDSFTCMFACSRMAGWTAHVLEQMKDNRLIRPQVEYSGLMGLPWVPIDKRT; from the coding sequence GTGAAGGTCGATCCAGGCCTCGAGGGCGTGGTCGTCGGGTCAACCGCGATCAGCCGCGTGGCCGGCCAAGAGGGCCGCCTCACCTACCGCGGCTTCGACATCGCCGACCTCGCCGCCAACGCGTCGTTCGAAGAGGTGGCGTTCTTGCTGTGGCACGGGCGGTTGCCAAGCCGGAAAGAACTAGACGAAGTGCGGCGCGACATGGCCGCGCATCGCGAGTTACCCGACGCGGTGCTCGCGATGCTGCACGGCGTTCCGCACGACGCGTGGCCCATGGATGTCCTGCGAACGGCCGTGTCGAGTCTGTCGCTGCATGTTCCCGTCCGGCCCGATGGCACGCATGTCTCTGACGTCGCGACCGCGATGCGCCTCACCGCCGCCGCCGCGACTGCGGTGGCCGCATTCGATCGCCTGCGCCGCGGGCTCGAACCGATCGCTCCACGCGCCGATCTAGGACACGCCGCGAACTTCCTTTACATGAAAAATGGAGAAGCGCCGAACGAGCACGCCGCGCGCGCGCTTGACATGTATTTCGTATTGCTCGCGGATCACGGCTTCAACGCCTCGACCTTCGCAGCGCGCGTCACCGTCAGCACCTGGGCCGACATGTACGCCGCGGCGACGACAGCCATCGCCACGTTGCAAGGCGACTTGCACGGCGGCGCGCCCGGCAAAGTCATGAAGATGATCCTCGACATCCGTGAGCCGGACCGAGCCGAGAAGTACGTCCGCGACGTCGTGGACAAAGGCGGCCGCGTCATGGGCATCGGTCACCGCGAATATAAAGTTCGCGACCCGCGCGCCGAGCCGCTGGAGAAGATGGCGCGCGATCTAGGGCAAGAGACCGGCCAACCGCAATGGTATGCGGTGGCGCGCCGGCTCGAAGACGTCGCGGTCAAAGTGCTGGACGAGAAGAAACCTGGCCGCCGTCTTTACGCGAACGTCGAGTTCTACACCGCGCCGACGCTGTACGCGCTCGGCATCGAGCCCGACAGCTTCACGTGCATGTTCGCATGCAGCCGCATGGCTGGCTGGACCGCGCACGTGCTCGAGCAGATGAAAGACAACCGCCTGATCAGGCCGCAAGTGGAATACAGCGGGCTGATGGGGCTGCCGTGGGTGCCGATCGACAAACGGACTTAG
- a CDS encoding SNF2-related protein: MLRFEEGVAPERGGPPLGQWQASIPSQPAIDGTFPKPIIAQGLAAFQRGKVRSINVRRVDLVATVADTETHTTTLTRDTSRPPLGLRCNCTCRYGYDCKHAVAALYTLIELSTRQAEEAAHAQSDGKTEGNGLATHAPPGNGKNGSPAIAEPRAQSAVPAVQGLLDLLTPHHESVVPRRRLWVVVGFDDRLGIFYARLCLDAPKLHGVARTHADLQQLYRTTRQANLTGDEWDRHDAALLSDASLGSMFGTPADYALARATSEQTKALTNNFAQLLLRLIAHPRVRYEDQLGEHPESMPTVKIVLSPLRLQLFGQRSAAGDLELAGRFIRPDGSVAEASSVRPIDGTPAWLFDGTTFYLHDGSCSLRIVERLKTPGALRLSPADVPQFLERAHNLLDPATASSLMVMPADMRLQTLLGLRWQGDGITIEASIEDAISGANWKVTPQEFSPLQRVDDGKKGSTPRYAYCDPSLAHALRARIESPGCRPAAEVREALAAQHPGENIPQYEDTAWRIEPTDAAYQFGTDTLATWRGDYQLDMDDTVKSLVEGPKALQVAVSVDSGEEKAKAAAKPMIRGAGGMFGPIDWLEISVELMLDGQPLSPDDVKALWQSTGRYYRLADGKFIDLSSFALLREATGGFGGGLERGGKARLTAAQMLSVYDDLAKACGDAHMPEPLRELREAVRGFSGIQEVDPPKHLVKILRPYQRRGLDFLAYLAQYAFGGILADDMGLGKTLQVLTYLERERQRRRSAPNLIVCPTSVTHTWVSEAARFTPEMKVVLLSAGAGRDAVYQDVDKYDMLVTSYALARRDAETLSKINFRTVVLDEAQQIKNPQAKISQVIKSLESEQRLALTGTPIENSVLDLWSIMDFVMPGLLGNESHFRTAFETPIMRDGDAEKQQRLAKRVQPFMIRRLKTQVAADLPSRTEQTIECEMTPSQRKAYREVVLRARREILREVDEHGIGRAQLSILAALTKLRQICNHPGLVGEHWLEDEDASGKFSAFLELVESIVESGHRVLVFSSFTEMLGIIRESFDQRGRGYAYLDGSTKNRSKVLDDFRREDGPPVFLMSLKAGGVGLTVTEADYVILYDPWWNPAIERQAIDRTHRIGQTKPVTAYRLVTLGSVEEKIQALQGRKQALADSVVATDAAFAKSLTREDLDDLFAPVGD, from the coding sequence ATGCTTCGTTTTGAGGAGGGGGTTGCACCGGAGCGTGGCGGGCCGCCGCTCGGACAGTGGCAAGCAAGCATCCCCTCCCAACCCGCTATCGACGGCACGTTTCCCAAGCCGATCATCGCGCAAGGGCTGGCTGCTTTTCAGCGCGGCAAAGTTCGATCGATCAACGTGCGGCGCGTCGATCTGGTCGCGACGGTCGCCGACACTGAGACCCACACCACCACGCTGACGCGCGACACCTCGCGTCCGCCGCTCGGGCTGCGCTGCAACTGCACCTGCCGCTATGGCTACGACTGCAAGCATGCCGTCGCGGCGCTGTACACGCTCATCGAATTGTCCACGCGCCAGGCCGAAGAGGCTGCGCATGCTCAGAGCGACGGCAAGACGGAAGGCAACGGCCTGGCGACCCACGCGCCTCCGGGCAACGGGAAAAATGGCTCGCCGGCGATCGCCGAACCGCGTGCGCAGAGCGCGGTGCCGGCGGTGCAAGGCCTGCTGGATCTGCTCACCCCGCACCACGAATCGGTCGTGCCGCGAAGGCGCTTGTGGGTGGTCGTAGGCTTTGACGATCGCTTGGGCATCTTCTACGCCCGTCTGTGCCTTGATGCGCCGAAACTCCATGGCGTCGCGCGCACGCACGCGGATCTCCAACAGCTCTATCGCACGACGCGCCAAGCGAATCTCACCGGCGATGAGTGGGACCGCCACGACGCGGCCTTGCTCTCCGATGCCTCGCTCGGCTCTATGTTCGGCACGCCTGCAGATTATGCGCTGGCGCGCGCGACCAGCGAGCAGACCAAAGCGTTGACCAACAACTTCGCGCAGCTGCTGCTGCGCCTCATCGCGCATCCGCGCGTGCGCTACGAAGATCAACTCGGCGAGCACCCGGAGTCGATGCCGACGGTGAAGATCGTGCTTTCACCGCTGCGCTTGCAGCTTTTCGGGCAGCGTTCCGCGGCCGGCGATCTAGAACTCGCCGGTCGTTTCATCCGCCCGGACGGATCCGTCGCCGAAGCATCCTCGGTACGGCCGATCGATGGAACGCCGGCGTGGCTGTTCGACGGCACGACATTCTATTTGCACGACGGCTCGTGCAGCTTGCGCATCGTGGAACGACTCAAGACGCCTGGCGCGCTGCGCCTTTCGCCGGCCGATGTTCCGCAGTTCCTCGAGCGCGCGCATAATCTGCTCGATCCCGCGACCGCCTCCTCGCTCATGGTCATGCCGGCCGACATGCGCTTGCAAACACTGCTGGGCCTGCGCTGGCAGGGAGACGGCATCACCATCGAGGCGTCGATCGAAGACGCTATTTCCGGCGCGAATTGGAAAGTGACACCGCAAGAGTTCAGCCCGCTGCAGCGCGTCGACGACGGCAAGAAGGGCTCGACGCCGCGCTATGCCTATTGCGATCCCTCCCTTGCGCACGCACTGCGGGCTCGCATCGAGAGCCCCGGCTGCAGACCGGCCGCCGAAGTGCGTGAAGCTCTTGCCGCGCAACATCCCGGCGAGAACATCCCGCAGTACGAAGACACCGCGTGGCGCATCGAGCCGACGGACGCCGCGTATCAATTCGGCACCGACACGCTCGCGACGTGGCGCGGGGACTATCAGCTCGACATGGACGACACCGTCAAGTCGTTGGTGGAGGGCCCCAAAGCGCTGCAAGTCGCGGTTTCCGTGGACAGCGGTGAAGAAAAAGCCAAAGCCGCGGCCAAGCCGATGATCCGCGGCGCCGGCGGCATGTTCGGTCCGATAGATTGGCTTGAGATCTCGGTCGAGTTGATGCTGGACGGTCAGCCGCTCTCGCCCGACGACGTGAAGGCTCTCTGGCAGAGCACCGGCCGCTACTACCGCCTCGCCGACGGCAAGTTCATCGACCTATCGTCATTCGCGCTGCTGCGCGAGGCTACCGGCGGATTCGGCGGCGGGCTCGAGCGGGGCGGCAAGGCGCGCTTGACCGCGGCGCAGATGTTGTCCGTGTATGACGACCTCGCCAAAGCGTGCGGTGACGCTCACATGCCCGAACCGTTGCGCGAGTTGCGCGAAGCCGTGCGCGGTTTCTCGGGCATCCAAGAGGTCGATCCACCGAAACACTTGGTGAAGATCCTGCGCCCCTACCAGCGGCGCGGTTTGGATTTTCTTGCGTATCTCGCGCAGTACGCGTTCGGCGGCATCCTCGCCGATGACATGGGGCTCGGCAAGACGTTGCAGGTGCTCACCTACTTGGAGCGCGAGCGCCAGCGCAGGCGCAGCGCGCCGAACCTCATCGTTTGCCCGACCTCCGTGACCCACACCTGGGTGAGCGAAGCTGCCCGCTTCACACCGGAGATGAAAGTCGTGCTGCTGTCCGCCGGCGCGGGCCGCGATGCCGTCTACCAAGACGTGGACAAGTACGATATGCTCGTCACCTCGTACGCGCTGGCGCGACGCGACGCCGAAACGCTTTCCAAGATCAACTTCCGCACCGTCGTGCTCGACGAAGCGCAACAGATCAAAAATCCGCAGGCCAAGATATCGCAAGTCATCAAGTCGCTCGAATCGGAGCAGCGCTTGGCGCTCACCGGCACGCCGATCGAGAACTCGGTGCTCGACCTCTGGTCGATCATGGATTTCGTCATGCCTGGGCTGCTCGGGAACGAGAGCCATTTCCGCACCGCGTTCGAGACGCCGATCATGCGCGACGGTGACGCCGAAAAGCAGCAGCGTTTGGCCAAACGCGTGCAGCCGTTCATGATCCGCCGGCTGAAGACGCAAGTCGCCGCCGACCTGCCGTCGCGCACCGAGCAGACGATCGAATGCGAGATGACCCCGTCGCAGCGCAAGGCGTACCGCGAGGTCGTGCTGCGCGCGCGGCGCGAGATCTTGCGCGAAGTGGACGAGCACGGCATCGGGCGAGCACAATTGTCCATCCTAGCGGCGCTCACGAAGTTGCGCCAGATCTGCAATCATCCCGGCTTGGTCGGCGAGCACTGGCTCGAAGACGAGGACGCCTCAGGCAAGTTCTCGGCGTTCTTGGAGCTGGTCGAATCAATCGTGGAATCCGGACACCGCGTGCTGGTCTTCTCATCGTTCACCGAGATGCTGGGCATCATCCGCGAGTCCTTCGATCAGCGCGGCCGCGGCTATGCCTACCTTGACGGCTCGACGAAGAACCGCAGCAAAGTGCTCGATGATTTCCGCCGCGAGGATGGGCCGCCCGTTTTTCTCATGAGCCTCAAAGCCGGCGGCGTCGGCTTGACGGTCACCGAGGCCGATTACGTGATCCTTTACGATCCGTGGTGGAACCCGGCCATCGAGCGTCAGGCCATCGACCGCACGCACCGCATCGGGCAGACCAAACCGGTGACTGCGTATCGCCTCGTCACTCTGGGCTCGGTCGAAGAGAAGATCCAAGCATTGCAAGGCCGCAAGCAGGCGCTGGCCGATTCGGTCGTCGCCACCGATGCCGCGTTCGCCAAGAGCCTCACTCGGGAAGACCTCGACGACTTGTTCGCCCCCGTCGGGGATTGA